The Apibacter raozihei genome contains a region encoding:
- a CDS encoding MalY/PatB family protein, translating into MGKYNFDQIINRKNSDSLKYGVLKDRFGRDDLLPLWVADMDFLSPPEITQALAQRVEEGVFGYSYASSDYYQSIINWQKKQHQWEVKKEEISYIPGVVKGIAFVLEVFSEKDDQIIIQPPVYHPFRIISSLHDREVINNPLIFNGEQYQMDIDGLEKLITHKTKILILSNPHNPGGRVWSKEELTRLAEICYKHKVLVISDEIHSDLVLYGKKHIPFASVSEEAAQNSITLNAPSKTFNIAGIVTSYSIIKNKQLREKYHKYLISSELNDGTIFAYLALQAAYEKGEDWMIELKAYLEKNIKFVDEYLKKNIPQIKVIIPEASFLLWLDCRDLNLTQAQLTSLFINEAHLALNDGAMFGKEGKGFMRLNIGCPQSVLEKALQQLKESV; encoded by the coding sequence ATGGGGAAATATAATTTTGATCAAATCATAAACAGAAAAAATTCAGATTCATTAAAATATGGCGTTTTAAAAGATAGATTTGGAAGAGATGATTTGCTTCCTTTGTGGGTTGCTGATATGGATTTTTTATCTCCTCCGGAAATTACGCAAGCACTAGCCCAAAGAGTAGAAGAGGGGGTTTTTGGATACTCTTATGCTTCTTCCGACTACTATCAGTCTATAATTAACTGGCAGAAAAAGCAGCATCAGTGGGAGGTTAAAAAAGAAGAAATCAGTTACATTCCCGGTGTAGTTAAAGGAATTGCTTTTGTTTTAGAAGTTTTTTCAGAAAAAGATGATCAAATTATTATACAGCCTCCGGTTTATCACCCTTTCAGAATTATATCATCTTTACATGACAGAGAAGTCATTAATAATCCATTAATTTTTAATGGAGAACAGTATCAGATGGACATCGACGGACTTGAAAAATTAATTACACATAAAACAAAAATTTTAATTTTATCCAACCCTCATAATCCGGGAGGCAGAGTATGGAGTAAAGAAGAACTTACTAGATTAGCTGAAATTTGTTACAAACATAAAGTCCTTGTTATATCAGATGAAATACATTCAGATTTGGTTTTATATGGTAAAAAGCATATACCGTTTGCATCCGTATCCGAAGAAGCTGCCCAAAACAGCATTACACTTAATGCTCCTTCAAAAACATTTAATATAGCAGGAATAGTGACATCCTATTCTATCATTAAAAATAAACAACTTAGGGAAAAGTATCATAAATATTTAATAAGTAGTGAACTAAATGATGGGACTATATTTGCATATTTAGCTTTACAGGCAGCTTACGAAAAAGGTGAAGATTGGATGATAGAACTAAAGGCATATCTGGAAAAAAATATAAAATTTGTAGATGAATATTTAAAAAAGAATATTCCTCAGATAAAAGTAATAATTCCTGAAGCCTCATTTTTGCTTTGGTTGGATTGCCGCGATTTAAATTTAACTCAGGCTCAACTTACATCATTATTTATAAATGAAGCACATTTGGCACTTAATGATGGAGCTATGTTTGGTAAGGAGGGAAAAGGTTTTATGAGATTAAACATAGGATGCCCTCAATCGGTATTGGAAAAAGCTCTTCAACAATTGAAAGAATCTGTTTAA
- a CDS encoding FAD-binding oxidoreductase, whose protein sequence is MISKHIKYFKQIIGEQFCYEDTDTLENYSYDHTENLKYLPSVVLKPASSQEISKIVQYCNHHNLSIVPRSAGTGQMGGALPINKAVILSLERLNNIISIDTLNFQATVEAGVINLDLQKALEPYGLFYGPDPSSWGSSFIGGNIATNAGGLKAVKYGVTSASVLNLEVVLPNGEIIWTGANTLKNSTGYNLTQLFIGSEGTLGIVTKAVVKILSKPKTDITLLIPFHSLDDCAKAVADVFKAGLQPCSIELMERNALEQVKIFLKDNSIPLQNNVEAHLLICYDGTTQEELMPLIEKTITAIEQYSTEEIYFADNETDKNRLWEMRRKAAEIVKLNGFTIEEDTVVPRSEMPKLIKFVRALAKEYNTQVVCYGHAGDGNLHIRFNHPEFKNSYQNPLINDMLTKLFQYIYSLGGTISGEHGIGLIQQSFLPIVFSKSNLNIQKKIKEALDPKNIMNPGKVIDY, encoded by the coding sequence ATGATATCAAAACATATTAAATATTTTAAACAAATTATAGGAGAGCAGTTTTGTTATGAAGATACCGATACATTAGAAAATTACTCCTATGATCATACGGAAAATCTCAAATATTTACCCTCAGTAGTCTTAAAACCGGCTAGTTCACAAGAAATATCAAAAATTGTTCAATATTGTAATCATCATAACCTTTCCATTGTGCCCAGATCGGCAGGAACCGGTCAAATGGGAGGAGCATTACCCATCAATAAAGCCGTAATACTATCCTTAGAAAGGTTAAACAATATTATTTCTATTGATACATTAAATTTTCAGGCAACAGTAGAAGCAGGAGTAATAAATCTGGATTTACAAAAAGCATTGGAACCTTACGGATTATTTTACGGTCCGGATCCCTCCAGTTGGGGAAGTTCTTTTATCGGAGGAAATATTGCTACCAATGCAGGGGGATTAAAAGCTGTAAAGTACGGAGTAACTTCAGCATCAGTTTTAAATCTTGAAGTGGTCTTGCCTAATGGCGAAATTATATGGACGGGAGCAAATACTTTAAAAAATTCTACCGGTTACAATCTGACTCAACTATTCATAGGTAGTGAAGGGACTTTAGGTATAGTAACAAAAGCGGTGGTTAAAATATTATCTAAACCTAAAACTGATATTACCTTGTTAATACCTTTTCATTCATTGGATGATTGTGCTAAAGCAGTTGCAGATGTTTTTAAAGCAGGTTTACAACCCTGTTCTATAGAATTGATGGAAAGAAATGCACTAGAGCAGGTGAAAATATTTCTGAAAGACAACTCCATCCCTTTACAAAACAACGTAGAAGCACATTTATTAATCTGTTATGATGGGACTACTCAGGAAGAACTAATGCCATTGATAGAGAAGACAATCACAGCTATTGAACAGTATTCTACAGAAGAAATTTATTTTGCCGATAATGAAACTGATAAAAACAGATTATGGGAGATGAGGCGCAAAGCTGCAGAAATAGTAAAACTAAATGGATTTACAATAGAAGAAGATACCGTAGTTCCACGTTCTGAAATGCCTAAATTAATTAAATTTGTTCGAGCATTGGCTAAAGAGTATAACACTCAGGTTGTTTGTTATGGACATGCCGGTGATGGAAATTTGCATATACGTTTTAATCATCCCGAATTTAAGAATTCTTATCAAAATCCATTGATTAACGATATGCTTACTAAACTTTTTCAGTATATATATTCTCTTGGAGGAACCATATCCGGAGAGCATGGAATCGGATTAATACAGCAATCATTTCTACCCATTGTTTTTTCAAAATCCAATTTGAATATTCAGAAAAAAATTAAAGAAGCCCTGGATCCGAAAAATATTATGAATCCCGGAAAAGTAATTGATTATTAG
- a CDS encoding acyl carrier protein codes for MGLDTIEIIVQIENCFDVVITDEEAVRTYTVGDIADLIYMKKKIQIYTTDIFRELYFKLKELFVNNGVNEKIICVNTELTELIPQGDLKFYEKLIKKQLDLLPPPIKLKYNLPREEGAYQGLIIKIFKRNKQLRSYTLAQYIHFLISVNYKKLLNPNHLHSRYEAERIVCMVVSDCTGIPVSKIELHYKIVEDLGIE; via the coding sequence ATGGGCTTGGATACAATTGAAATAATTGTACAGATTGAAAATTGTTTTGATGTAGTGATTACAGATGAAGAGGCGGTACGTACTTATACTGTAGGAGATATTGCCGATTTAATATACATGAAAAAAAAGATACAGATTTATACTACAGATATTTTTCGTGAATTATATTTTAAATTGAAAGAACTTTTTGTGAATAATGGAGTAAATGAGAAAATTATTTGTGTTAATACAGAACTCACTGAACTTATTCCTCAAGGAGATTTAAAATTTTATGAAAAATTAATTAAAAAACAATTAGATTTACTTCCCCCTCCGATAAAACTAAAATATAATCTTCCTAGAGAAGAAGGTGCATATCAAGGGTTAATAATTAAAATTTTTAAAAGAAATAAACAATTACGCAGCTATACTTTAGCTCAATACATACATTTTTTAATATCTGTAAACTATAAAAAATTACTGAATCCCAATCATCTGCATTCTCGTTACGAAGCAGAAAGAATCGTTTGTATGGTAGTTAGTGATTGTACTGGAATTCCGGTAAGCAAAATTGAACTGCATTATAAGATTGTAGAAGATTTAGGAATCGAATAA
- a CDS encoding ABC transporter ATP-binding protein: protein MNTPAILEINNLSIGYKKAILKDINATANPGEVILLTGKNGSGKTTLLKTIYKELICMGGNIKIMGQNSYHISSGDLSKFISVVLSQNSIGPSLRLFDLISLGRFPYKKWYQKLTRKETETIYSIIDLFELTPYTTNYACELSDGNLQKAMIARAIIQDCPLLILDEPTSHLDIANKLKVIKLIREYAKDKRKAVVFTSHDLSLGLSISDKLWLIKDQQWISGYTEDVAFNENVLDYFVSSDMKFNYQNQEYEINKPENHLTVRLEGNRNSIYWLKKALVRNGFTIHESSEIIISELNSNYIIHFKTENLTFPSIEKVILYLRNHLKKLFDS from the coding sequence ATGAACACTCCTGCAATACTGGAAATAAATAATTTATCCATAGGTTATAAAAAAGCTATACTCAAAGATATTAATGCTACAGCAAACCCTGGAGAAGTCATTCTGCTTACCGGAAAAAACGGGTCAGGTAAAACTACTTTATTAAAAACCATATATAAGGAACTTATTTGTATGGGAGGGAACATAAAAATTATGGGGCAGAACAGTTATCATATTTCTTCCGGAGATTTAAGTAAATTTATATCTGTGGTCCTTTCCCAAAATTCGATTGGTCCTTCGCTACGTTTGTTTGATTTGATAAGCCTTGGACGATTTCCTTATAAAAAATGGTATCAAAAACTCACCCGAAAGGAAACAGAAACTATTTACTCTATTATAGATTTGTTTGAACTGACTCCTTATACTACTAATTACGCTTGCGAACTTTCAGATGGAAACCTTCAGAAAGCTATGATAGCACGAGCAATAATTCAGGATTGTCCTTTATTAATTCTTGATGAACCTACTTCTCATCTGGATATTGCTAATAAATTGAAAGTTATAAAATTAATCAGAGAATATGCTAAAGATAAACGAAAAGCCGTTGTCTTTACTTCGCATGATTTATCACTGGGACTTTCCATATCCGATAAACTTTGGCTCATCAAAGATCAGCAATGGATTTCCGGTTACACGGAAGACGTTGCTTTTAATGAAAATGTTCTTGATTATTTTGTTTCGTCTGATATGAAATTTAATTATCAAAACCAGGAGTATGAAATAAATAAACCTGAAAATCATCTAACTGTTCGACTTGAGGGTAATCGTAATTCAATCTATTGGTTAAAAAAAGCCTTAGTTAGAAATGGATTTACTATTCATGAATCTTCGGAAATTATTATCTCAGAATTAAATTCTAACTATATCATTCATTTTAAAACAGAAAATTTAACTTTCCCCAGTATTGAAAAAGTTATTTTGTATCTCCGCAACCACTTAAAAAAATTATTCGATTCCTAA
- a CDS encoding RNA polymerase sigma factor encodes MHKTELEFSELIEKNQGIIHKVCRIYTTNNEDSQDLFQEILLQLWKSYKSFKGNSKFTTWMYRVSLNTAITLFRKSTRSVDTQEIDNSLYKLSEDTEYSDKQEQIGLLYEAIKHLSDIERALVLLYLEDLPYKDISETLGISEVNARVKMNRAKNKLKEIMSADE; translated from the coding sequence GTGCATAAAACTGAACTTGAATTTTCTGAACTTATTGAAAAAAACCAGGGAATCATTCATAAGGTATGTAGAATATATACCACAAATAATGAAGATTCTCAGGATTTATTTCAGGAAATTTTACTTCAATTATGGAAATCTTATAAAAGCTTTAAAGGTAATTCCAAATTTACTACCTGGATGTACAGAGTATCCCTAAACACGGCTATCACTCTCTTTAGAAAATCAACTCGCAGTGTAGATACTCAGGAAATTGATAATTCTCTCTATAAATTATCTGAAGACACGGAATATTCGGATAAACAAGAACAAATAGGCTTGCTATACGAAGCAATTAAACATCTTTCGGATATAGAGAGAGCATTAGTGCTTCTTTATCTTGAAGATTTGCCATACAAAGATATCTCAGAAACGTTAGGTATTTCTGAAGTAAACGCGAGAGTAAAGATGAACAGGGCAAAAAACAAATTAAAAGAAATAATGAGTGCAGATGAGTAA
- a CDS encoding iron ABC transporter permease — protein sequence MYRIIIFVAMFSKKFILLLSALGLLCLFLFFANLLSGFENIKFSDLFYTSEETKKLIVTYRLYKTLAVFFAGISLPVSGFLLQEFFKNPLAEPSILGISSGSALSVAFIIFSGVPALLFNFEWLSGWILILSSLVGSVSVSLLLLFIAKNMRDTSTFIIVGFLISAFCGSVIGALQFYSESEALKQYVVWSFGSFEGLSKVQIIVYGFCICLGLLPAFLSIKNLTGFLLGNNYARILGVNMTILKLLIITSICLLTGSTTAMLGPIVFIGIIIPHFCRLLWNPAALWEQMILNILCGTGFMLLISLIIVQTQLPVNILSSLIGIPTILFMIVKNKFKTYSL from the coding sequence ATGTATAGAATTATTATCTTTGTTGCTATGTTTTCTAAGAAGTTTATATTGCTATTAAGTGCATTAGGTCTTTTATGCCTTTTTCTTTTTTTTGCTAATCTGTTGAGCGGTTTTGAAAATATAAAATTTTCTGATTTATTTTATACTTCTGAAGAAACGAAAAAATTAATCGTAACTTATCGTTTATATAAAACTTTAGCGGTATTTTTTGCTGGAATTTCACTTCCTGTCAGCGGATTTTTATTACAAGAGTTTTTTAAAAATCCCCTAGCAGAACCCTCTATACTGGGTATATCTTCCGGCTCGGCTTTATCAGTAGCATTCATTATTTTTTCAGGAGTACCTGCCCTGTTATTTAATTTTGAGTGGCTCAGTGGCTGGATACTAATTTTAAGTTCTCTCGTAGGTTCGGTTTCTGTGTCTCTACTTTTACTATTTATTGCGAAAAATATGAGGGATACTTCTACTTTTATAATTGTTGGTTTTCTCATTTCTGCTTTTTGCGGATCTGTAATTGGAGCATTACAATTTTATTCCGAATCGGAAGCGTTAAAACAATATGTTGTATGGTCTTTCGGATCGTTTGAAGGATTAAGCAAAGTGCAAATTATCGTTTACGGTTTTTGTATCTGCTTGGGTCTGCTTCCTGCTTTTTTATCAATAAAAAATTTAACCGGTTTTCTATTAGGAAACAACTATGCTCGTATACTAGGTGTAAATATGACTATTTTAAAGTTATTAATTATTACTTCAATCTGCCTGTTAACCGGTAGTACTACAGCTATGCTGGGACCTATTGTATTTATAGGCATTATAATTCCTCATTTTTGCAGGTTGTTATGGAATCCGGCAGCTTTATGGGAACAAATGATACTAAACATTTTGTGCGGAACGGGATTTATGCTGCTAATCAGTTTAATTATCGTGCAAACACAATTACCCGTGAATATATTGTCCTCATTAATAGGAATTCCTACTATACTGTTTATGATTGTTAAAAATAAATTCAAAACTTATTCATTATAG
- a CDS encoding Crp/Fnr family transcriptional regulator, whose protein sequence is MYQKLFTDISKIKQLSERDYNIGKQLFEPVFYNKKTVIEESNYIPKYLYYINSGYLRLFYYDSNRNDITQHINCPTDFFCSFSDFLNQHPSFASIECLTDCKLLRISRIDYKNLTEQSILWKNYALLVLQESMSFHEKRIIEMTSMNAQSRYLQLLENQPDIFEHVPLQCIASYLGIKPGSLSRIRKNLLNNC, encoded by the coding sequence ATGTATCAAAAATTATTTACTGATATTTCAAAAATTAAACAACTTTCAGAGAGAGATTATAATATAGGTAAACAGTTATTTGAGCCCGTATTTTATAATAAAAAGACTGTAATTGAAGAAAGTAATTATATTCCCAAATATTTATATTATATCAACTCTGGTTACTTACGGTTGTTTTATTATGATAGTAATAGAAATGATATTACGCAACATATAAATTGCCCTACCGATTTTTTCTGTTCTTTTTCAGATTTTCTAAATCAACATCCATCATTTGCTTCAATTGAATGTCTCACAGACTGTAAACTTCTCCGTATTTCAAGAATAGACTATAAAAATTTAACCGAGCAAAGTATTTTGTGGAAAAATTATGCATTGTTAGTTTTACAGGAATCTATGTCATTTCATGAAAAAAGAATTATAGAAATGACTTCTATGAATGCGCAATCCAGATATTTACAATTATTAGAGAATCAGCCTGATATATTTGAACATGTTCCTTTGCAATGTATTGCATCATATTTAGGAATTAAACCCGGTAGTTTAAGTAGAATTCGTAAAAATTTGCTTAACAATTGTTAA